The DNA region CTTAGTCATTATGACTAAACGCCCCTAATTTGCACGCACTCTTtctgttttttcacttttttattttggaTGTCACACCACACAATAGCCAGGCAGTACATTATAACTGTAAAATGAACTAAACTGTTTACTATTGATTTCATTCGTATGTATACATTACCAGTTTGTTTATTCTCAATGATTGAACACCCACTTGAAGTGCTGTCAattttttaaaggggacctatgaagaTTTTCATCTCATACGACTTATAGATTTTACACtgttggatactcatgttaaacaatCCTTAAgggtcaaatcataaggttcattcTTTTGGCCGTGAGCTTCCACATAGTTTTGGAGTGGGCTATTTGTGAAGTCACAGATTGACAGATCTATTCATGTGGGCATCCTTGTATGCAGCCCACAGAGCTCCCCCACTTCTTCTCCAAGTCTCTTGGCTGTTTACATTAAGTGCTAGCACTTTTATCAAATTCTGATAATTTTTTAATCCTTGACTGCACAACCTACAAATACCTACATTCTTCCACGAGTGGGgtcaaaaatgcatttttgcaATAAACTGGGTTGTTATTCTTCAAAATCCTAAATGAACAGTTGTAATAATGCCATATCCCAGGTATTCTTCAAAAAACATGTTTGACATGAGGCCATTtgcatttttacttatttttttattaagacGTGTAAAAATAACCTCCTGGGTGGTGAGACtgctgacatcagatgtgtaagttggacagtattgacagccaaagttgcatcagatgttagagatgacatcagatatgTAAGTGGTACAGTCAGAGTTGCTTTGTATTAAAGGTTCATAGAAGATTCCATAGGAACTCGGTTGGGGTCATCTTTGACCCCACTTGTGGAAAAGTGatgcaaaaatgtatgaaaaaaataaaaatgcaaatggCCTTATgtcacaaacatgtttttttggaaATACCTGGAATATGAATAACTTTTCATTTTAAAGGTTTTAAAAGACAACCACCTCTGGGGTCATTTTTGACCTCAATGAaaccaagtttgacacccctgatcgaaGGGAACGCCCAAAAAGAAGAAACGTTTCATGTGACTGTAACAAAATGTACACCAAAGTATGTCTAAAACATAGCTAGACCACGAAGAAGTttgttaaatgtagattagaatcTTAATAGGTCCCCAATAAACACTAAGACATTTGGCTCATTAAAGTGTAATATAGGAGTAGGTATTTGTAATGTTTTGTTAGACTATGATCAGAAATGTTGTGATATGCCATTATATTTGAATAAATCTGTCGTATTTGAAGAGACGGCTTTGTTATCCATGCTATTTTATTGATTTGTATGTATGCTGTTCTTTGCAGGAGAAGACTATCAGCGCATTAAGTTTGGTGTTGACGAGGTGATTGATTCCAAGCCTGCTGGTGTGAACGACTCTTTATACAAGGTGTCGAGCACCCTTAACCCCCAGGCTCCAGAGTTCATCCTGGGCTGTCAGTCAGTCCAGAAGGCCCAAAAGATGACGACTCAAGCGGGGGACACTCCTGATGGAACACACTTTAACTCTGTGGACGGTCCTGAATCGGAGGCTTCGGCTCTGGACAATCATCAGGCTTGTCAGGACTTGGACGGGCTTCCTGGCAGCCTGGGACAACGtgagaggaagaaaaagaaaaaacggCCGCCGGGGTACTACAACTACCTCGAGCCGTCAGCTGGCAACGACGACAGTGCTGCAGATGAGACGCCTGTGACCGCACTTGTGAATGGACATGCACTCGGTGTGACACAACACAATGCTGAGGATGTGGACTGTAAAACATTATCAGGGACTGGCCTTTCCTCACCTAGTATTGTCTCCACAGCAACAGCTGCCGTGACATCAGCTACTTTTGCCACCACATCCACTACCAATCAGAGGACTTTTGATACCCCCGTTTCCTCCTCTTTGGACTTAACAAGCGGGGTTGCCTCTTTATCAGACAGCAACAATGCAACTTGCTCCTCTTCATCCTCATCTCAATGCAGAGGGATGACAGAGGGACCAAGGACTGCAGACCAGCAGCCAGATTGTTTGGCTTCACAGACCCCTGAACTTACAGATAGCCCTCGTTCAAAATCACCTCTTCCTGCCTCAGCTGCTATGGCCATCCCTGTTATTACTACTGAACTGGAGGAAAGAGAGGTAGCAGACAGCGGGGTGGCCAATGGGCTAGCAGTGTCTGATACTCCTGTCAGTGCAGATGGACACAAAGAACACCGTGAGAGTGGAGAGTTGACCCAGCAGGGCTCTCCAGACTCTACTGCGCAAACAGCGGTTACAGAGTCTGCCCATACGCCTGCAGGTCCGACTGCACCTGCCGCCAACCCGCCCAAATCTTGGGCTAGTCTCTTCCACAACTCCAAGCCTCTTCCTGGCAGCCCACAGGCTTTTGTAGAGGTTAAGAATGTTGTGGAGGTTGTTGCCCCACCCCTTTTCACGTTAGAGACACCCGAGGAGAAACTGGTTGAGGTCAGAGAAGGTCCTGTCCATGTGTCAGAGGATCCAATGGCTCCCAAACTTGCAGGTATTCAATTATGGGATAAAAGTTCACTttttgaccactagatggcagcctTTAGCTATATATGATATCCTACTTGTGACTGCTCACCACAGGTATGTATAAAGACAGTTACATTGTGTATGTAATGTGTCCAAACGTTAAAAAGTATAACCTTTGAAAGGCAATATTTGCATTGCAGAAAGCGCTTTGCTTAACTCTAATTTTGAAGAAACTTTTAAGTATGTTGTGTTTTCAGTTTTCCAGGATAGAAATAATTAACAATTTATGCTATTTTTTTGTAGTCTCATTGCAATTATTGGTAAACCGTCAGCAAGCATAGTTTTTGAGACATGattacaactaccgtatttttcggactataagtcgttccagagtatacgtcgcaccggccgaaaatgcacgataaagaaggaaaaaaacatatacgtcgcactgagtataagtcgcatttttgggggaaatttatttgataaaatccaacaccaagaatagacatttgaaaggcaatttaaaataaataaagaatagtgaacaacaggctgaataagtacgccatatgacgcacaaataaccaactgagaacgtgcctggtgttaacgcaacacatcatggcaagagtcattcaaataactataacatatcaatcaatgtttatttatatagccctaaatcacaagtgttttaaagggctgcacaagccacaacgacatcctcggtacagatccccataagggcaaggaaaaactcaccccagtgggacgtcgatttgtgaatgactatgagaaaccttggagaggaccccccgcCCCtacgggagaccgaaagcaatggatgtcgagtgggtctgacatagtattgtgaaagtccagtccatagtggatccaacatatcaacgaaagtccagtccatagtggatccaacataatcgtgagagtccagtccatagtggggccagcgggaaaccatcccgagcggagacaggtcagcagctcagagatgtccccaaccgatgcacaggcgagcggtccaccccgggtcccgactctggacagccagcacttcatccatggccaccggacctgtgtaactccccctccacaagggagaggggggcagaggagaaaagaaaagaaacggcagatcaactggtctaaaaagggggtctatttaaaggctggagtatacaaatgagttttaagatgggacttaaatgcttctactgaggtagcatctctaactgttaccgggaaggcattccatagtactgaagcccgaatagaaaacgctctatagcccgcagactttttttgggctctgggaatcactaataagccggagtttatatatagaacatgctatacgtttaccaaacaatctgtcactctcgttcgctaaatccgatgaaatattCCTCCCCGTTGTCGCCtatggtatgtcctttctttctgctgctcgattgccgttctctgctgcatatttcactacgtccagcttgtaatctgcagtatatgatttccttttcggtgccatttttgttcagtccttctcagtttttataagttaccgccaatgttgatgtgatccattttaatacctacggcagtagcatatagcagttagcatcccatgacccacaatgtacttctgccatgaccctcccccgccgaattcttattggttgacgtgtgagtgacgattgctgacgtgtgtgtgacgattgctgccatttgcttcgtctcttacgcgaatgagataaataatatttgatattttacggtaatgtgttaatttcacacataagtcgctccggagtatatgttgctcccacggccaaactatgaaaaaaactgcgacttataatcctaAAAATACTGTATTCTTAAATGTGTAAATGTTGGTAGAGAAAAATAGAAGTAGTTTGCTTTGAACTACATTGCCTTGCACTGCAGGTCATATCTATCCATTGACTATATTAAAGGACACATTCTGCTGCATAGTTAAGATTGTACAAGACATGTCTGGCAAACAAGGAAATGTGTCCCCACTGTATGAATTATTGGGCCTGGAAGGGTTCCTCCTCTAGCCAATGGGACCATTCTCAAGTTCTCACAGATTTGTTTAATTATACACAATTCAAGAACATATTTGTACTAATTTCTTTAAAACATTAGTCTGTTTGTGCTTTCAATTTAACAGAAGAACACAGACTGTGTGTAAGAAAGTTTTCATGAGTTTTGTTGGGCTGTCCCATAATGACAGACTTGGTCTATAAGTGGTTAGTGGGAAGTTTGAGTTAATGGATTATGGATTAGTTTTTCATAACAAAATTACACATACCGGTATTTAGGTTGTTGTGGTCGAGACCTGTTATGATCAAAATTATCTTTAGCTACATCACTAAAGTCTTTATTTTTGCCTTTCTTTAACAGTGTTAAGTTAGCTAACATATCCACGTTACCATGGGAGCTGTGTTTTCATGGCAGTCTCCCTTCCTAGGCGTGGTACAGCATTTCCTTGTTCTTGTTCACTGTTTCTTGTGTTGTCATAAGACGCATGGCTGGAAGAAGGAACATGTGTTACCATACAAGAATACCTAATATAATGACATTTCACTGACAAGTGTGAAACAAGGCTACCTTTCAAagattgctgttttttttttaaatccccagAGCTTATTGAGAATGTGAAGTTGATTCACAAACCAGTGTCTTTGCAGCCGAGAGGACTTGTCAACAAAGGCAACTGGTGCTACATCAACGCTGTATCCTTTCACTGCCTGTCTTCACAAATGTCTGATAGTACAATTAAATAGTATTATTTTGTCTTGTTGCCACTATGCAACTAATGCATGAAGTTTAGTTTAGCAAAACTTAGTAACCGCTTGAAAGATGTATTTTCTTTGCATGTCCGGAAATGTTCAGTTTTCTCCCGGGCCCGTGTTTTAAGTAGTGTTGTCAAATGATGCTGTtttataatcatgattaatttactcgcttgcataatttaaattaacttagaAAACAATATTTAGACACAATCTAATTTTATTGTCACAATGTTATCCAGGaagattttaaaaatgttttacttgaatacacGTCAGTTAttagctcaaaacttggtaacagttatCTGAAGTCCAGTCAGCATTTATTTTGAAACAatatttgccagcgagcacgtCTCCTCATTCTTTCTATACAACTTATGCATTGACTTAATTCATGACCATATTACCTTATCATATAACAACCCAGGTCTCCTTTCAGGAAACCATCCATGGTTAGGGCAAAGAAGCATGTGGGCTccaaataaattgcgtgattaacaTGATTAATGcagatttttttgtgattaaccaCATGAGTTAAtgcgttatttttgacagtcccgGATCTGAAAAAAAAATGCTGCTTAATGGCACGAAATGGTAATGGAGTACATaccttttaatttatttatttataataaagcaatacaaataccaataccaatagcactattgataacgaataataacaataattacatcTTATCAACCATACATatgtgtaatgataacttgaaatacaaaataatgcagataaatggaggggaagaaagagaagcgaactgtattaaccttgtagattgttatagtaaaattaGGTGAAGCTTTGTCAGTatgccgtgtgttacccagtttcccctaggggaacaacgttaatatatgtttaatgaaacgtgattatatgcttGACTGTATGTGtgaatatgtgcttgtatatgtacagtatgtgtatatgtatgtttctacagtgaatgtgcgtgtgtatgtatgaattttgagtgtgtgtgtatgtactgtatttgtgtatgtatgtgtgcgcgaatgtatgtattagggttgtacggtataccagtactaaaagtaccgcgatattaattgattgaaatcggtactatacggTCTTTGAAAAGTACCGTTACCATTCTTTCATCTgtagcggtgactacagagcgcacagtgcatacaagcaataacatcttggagaggaaaattctactggttaataaagaaggtgcgtgaagtgcaatatgtaggtatttgggcttcaaaaactattttaaacaaggaagcgccacgcttcaagtgttgctttaaaacacaacTCGCCAAATGTGGCAATTAGTATttacacctttgcttcaaacttaagtaaacatttaaataatacacatttagatctg from Entelurus aequoreus isolate RoL-2023_Sb linkage group LG02, RoL_Eaeq_v1.1, whole genome shotgun sequence includes:
- the usp10 gene encoding ubiquitin carboxyl-terminal hydrolase 10 isoform X2; this encodes MASHSNQYIFGEFSPDEINQFFVTPRCYVELPPFNDKVPCLSQSSGEDYQRIKFGVDEVIDSKPAGVNDSLYKVSSTLNPQAPEFILGCQSVQKAQKMTTQAGDTPDGTHFNSVDGPESEASALDNHQACQDLDGLPGSLGQRERKKKKKRPPGYYNYLEPSAGNDDSAADETPVTALVNGHALGVTQHNAEDVDCKTLSGTGLSSPSIVSTATAAVTSATFATTSTTNQRTFDTPVSSSLDLTSGVASLSDSNNATCSSSSSSQCRGMTEGPRTADQQPDCLASQTPELTDSPRSKSPLPASAAMAIPVITTELEEREVADSGVANGLAVSDTPVSADGHKEHRESGELTQQGSPDSTAQTAVTESAHTPAGPTAPAANPPKSWASLFHNSKPLPGSPQAFVEVKNVVEVVAPPLFTLETPEEKLVEVREGPVHVSEDPMAPKLAELIENVKLIHKPVSLQPRGLVNKGNWCYINATLQALIACPPMYHLMKAIPLHSETQRPCTSTPMIDNFVRLVNEFTTMQMPTKPKQAVGDKPVRDIRPGVPFEPTYIYRLLTLIKSSLSEKGRQEDAEEYLGFTLNGLHEEMLSLKKLISPQEEKAFTPNGPESLTGAEEGDVDKEEEGSEDEWEQVGPRNKTSITRQADFVRTPITDIFGGHIRSVVYQQNSKESATLQPFFTLQLDIQSEKIRTVQEALETLVARESVQGYTSKTKQEIEISRRVTLEELPPVLVLHLKRFVFEKTGGCQKLNKIIDYPVDLEISKDLLSSGVKGKVLKGQRTYRLFAVVYHHGNSATGGHYTTDVFHIGLNGWLRIDDQAVKVINPYMVVKQTAERTAYLLYYRRFDLL